agaatttttctcacaaaattctttcacaagctttgctcttaagcttttctctcaaactctctctaattCTTTTGGGATGCATTACAAGTGAGAGTTGTGGGGATTTatataggcttcaaaagaacataggttgcctaagttaggcaccccttattttgaccaaagattgcctaagttaggcacccccatttttgaccaaagaatgcctaagttaggcacccccctttttgaccaaagagtgcataagttaggcaccccatTTCTTTGACATATTGTAGTTTCTATCGGAAATACTTACTTCATTGAACAAGCAACCGACATGAATCCCCATGTTGGGCGCTTATTGGTTCCTATTATTGTCCTTCCAATTTGTTTCCAAGGGTATCTGAAAGCGTATTTGGCGAACCAAATAAAATGGTGTGCTGCGGATCCCAGATTTGGAATTGCTGTGTCAAAGATAATTGCAACTCTGTGTTGTATCACAGCTGCAAAAGTGGAGACCCGAAGATTAGGTGTGGTGAGGAGTGAGGGTTTGATCGAGGACGACGACAAGGACACGAAAACAATTTCCATGACCATGTTTTGGTTGGTTCCACAGTTTCTTCTTCTCGGATTAGCTGAAGAGCTTTCAGAGAAGAGCATTGTTTGTTTCTTCACTGATAAGCTGGAAATTAAAACCCCGGAGGAAGACAAGGCAACAAAAGAGTCCAAGAATATGTACATGAAAATATTTGCTCAAGCGGTTAGTGGAGTGGGAATTATATGTGGTGTGTTGTCAGTTTATGCAGTGGGTGAGACAAGTGCAAGGGTGGGAGGGTCCAGTTGGTTCCAGTTCACGCTAAACAGGAGTCGTTTGGACAATTACTATTGGACCTTGGCTGCATTGACTGCAATTAATCTTGTGCT
This portion of the Prunus dulcis unplaced genomic scaffold, ALMONDv2, whole genome shotgun sequence genome encodes:
- the LOC117613647 gene encoding protein NRT1/ PTR FAMILY 5.5-like encodes the protein MNPHVGRLLVPIIVLPICFQGYLKAYLANQIKWCAADPRFGIAVSKIIATLCCITAAKVETRRLGVVRSEGLIEDDDKDTKTISMTMFWLVPQFLLLGLAEELSEKSIVCFFTDKLEIKTPEEDKATKESKNMYMKIFAQAVSGVGIICGVLSVYAVGETSARVGGSSWFQFTLNRSRLDNYYWTLAALTAINLVLDLLVRCVVFRD